A region of Argentina anserina chromosome 5, drPotAnse1.1, whole genome shotgun sequence DNA encodes the following proteins:
- the LOC126795983 gene encoding meiotic recombination protein SPO11-2 isoform X1 produces the protein MEDACKSALNFFSDQQLCYADILTPPEVIARIQVAVLNFLRILTSPDPAISDLPLVARSSSNSRMSQGVVTQTSWIFLSRSFCTRSLLRPNAAKAFIRVWKVMAMCCEVLGQGKRVTQRELFYKLLCDSPEYFSSQSQVNRTVQDVVALLRCSRYSLGIMASSRGLVAGRLLLREPTHEVVDCAACGFSGHAITGDLNTLDNLMMKTDARYIIVVEKHAIYQRLVEDRVFNQIPSILITAKGYPDIATRLLLHRLSSVFPDLPILALVDWNPAGLAILCTFKFGSIGMGLEAYRYACNVKWLGMRADDMDLIPAEALVPLKPKDIQIAKGLMSSDKLQESYREELRLMVESGQRAEIEALYCHGYDYLGKFIEKKIVQANYI, from the exons atggaGGACGCCTGCAAGTCGGCGCTGAACTTCTTCTCCGACCAGCAGCTCTGCTACGCCGACATCCTCACTCCGCCGGAGGTCATAGCTCGCATCCAAGTCGCCGTCCTCAACTTCCTCCGTATCTTGACCTCGCCGGACCCCGCCATCTCCGACCTCCCTCTC GTCGCTAGAAGCTCGAGCAATAGCCGAATGAGTCAGGGCGTGGTGACTCAGACCTCATGGATTTTCCTCAGCCGCTCCTTCTGCACCAGATCGCTTCTCCGGCCCAATGCCGCCAAGGCCTTTATCAGAG TGTGGAAGGTGATGGCGATGTGCTGTGAGGTTTTGGGGCAGGGAAAGAGAGTCACGCAGAGGGAGCTTTTCTACAAGTTGCTTTGTGACTCGCCGGAGTATTTCTCATCGCAATCGCAGGTGAATCGGACTGTCCAAG ATGTAGTGGCATTGCTTCGCTGCAGCCGTTACAGCCTCGGAATCATGGCCTCTAGCCGAGGACTTGTCGCAGGCCGCTTGCTGTTGCGG GAGCCGACCCACGAGGTTGTGGACTGCGCTGCCTGTGGATTTTCTGGGCATGCTATCACTGGTGACTTGAATACATTAGATAACTTGATGATGAAAACAGATGCACGATACATCATTGTAGTCGAAAAG CATGCAATATACCAGCGGCTGGTTGAGGACCGTGTGTTCAACCAAATTCCCAGCATTCTCATCACTGCCAAAGGGTACCCAGATATTGCTACAAG GCTGCTGCTTCATCGATTGAGCAGTGTATTTCCTGATTTGCCAATTTTGGCACTAGTTGACTG GAACCCAGCTGGTTTAGCTATTCTGTGCACTTTCAAGTTCGGGAGTATAGGGATGGGACTGGAAGCTTACAGATATG CTTGCAACGTCAAGTGGTTGGGAATGCGAGCGGATGACATGGACCTCATACCTGCAGAAGCTTTGGTTCCACTGAAACCAAAGGACATCCAAATCGCTAAAGGCTTGATGTCGTCTGACAAGTTGCAG GAGAGCTACAGAGAAGAGCTGAGATTGATGGTTGAGAGTGGTCAGAGAGCAGAAATTGAAGCACTGTATTGCCACGGATATGATTACTTGGGGAAGttcatagaaaaaaaaattgtacaaGCCAATTACATCTAA
- the LOC126795983 gene encoding meiotic recombination protein SPO11-2 isoform X2 yields the protein MDFPQPLLLHQIASPAQCRQGLYQSVTAVWKVMAMCCEVLGQGKRVTQRELFYKLLCDSPEYFSSQSQVNRTVQDVVALLRCSRYSLGIMASSRGLVAGRLLLREPTHEVVDCAACGFSGHAITGDLNTLDNLMMKTDARYIIVVEKHAIYQRLVEDRVFNQIPSILITAKGYPDIATRLLLHRLSSVFPDLPILALVDWNPAGLAILCTFKFGSIGMGLEAYRYACNVKWLGMRADDMDLIPAEALVPLKPKDIQIAKGLMSSDKLQESYREELRLMVESGQRAEIEALYCHGYDYLGKFIEKKIVQANYI from the exons ATGGATTTTCCTCAGCCGCTCCTTCTGCACCAGATCGCTTCTCCGGCCCAATGCCGCCAAGGCCTTTATCAGAG TGTGACTGCAGTGTGGAAGGTGATGGCGATGTGCTGTGAGGTTTTGGGGCAGGGAAAGAGAGTCACGCAGAGGGAGCTTTTCTACAAGTTGCTTTGTGACTCGCCGGAGTATTTCTCATCGCAATCGCAGGTGAATCGGACTGTCCAAG ATGTAGTGGCATTGCTTCGCTGCAGCCGTTACAGCCTCGGAATCATGGCCTCTAGCCGAGGACTTGTCGCAGGCCGCTTGCTGTTGCGG GAGCCGACCCACGAGGTTGTGGACTGCGCTGCCTGTGGATTTTCTGGGCATGCTATCACTGGTGACTTGAATACATTAGATAACTTGATGATGAAAACAGATGCACGATACATCATTGTAGTCGAAAAG CATGCAATATACCAGCGGCTGGTTGAGGACCGTGTGTTCAACCAAATTCCCAGCATTCTCATCACTGCCAAAGGGTACCCAGATATTGCTACAAG GCTGCTGCTTCATCGATTGAGCAGTGTATTTCCTGATTTGCCAATTTTGGCACTAGTTGACTG GAACCCAGCTGGTTTAGCTATTCTGTGCACTTTCAAGTTCGGGAGTATAGGGATGGGACTGGAAGCTTACAGATATG CTTGCAACGTCAAGTGGTTGGGAATGCGAGCGGATGACATGGACCTCATACCTGCAGAAGCTTTGGTTCCACTGAAACCAAAGGACATCCAAATCGCTAAAGGCTTGATGTCGTCTGACAAGTTGCAG GAGAGCTACAGAGAAGAGCTGAGATTGATGGTTGAGAGTGGTCAGAGAGCAGAAATTGAAGCACTGTATTGCCACGGATATGATTACTTGGGGAAGttcatagaaaaaaaaattgtacaaGCCAATTACATCTAA
- the LOC126795984 gene encoding LOW QUALITY PROTEIN: G-patch domain-containing protein 1 (The sequence of the model RefSeq protein was modified relative to this genomic sequence to represent the inferred CDS: substituted 1 base at 1 genomic stop codon), protein MAAPEGPVNYVGVAKKSAAFRLMKQMGWEEGQGLGKDKQGIKGYVRVKNKQDTAGVGVEKPNQWAFDTTQFDNILKRLKVQAAQSTIDKAAEKKRKSSEVESDDDDDELPSAVKEPVVKATRPQGRYKRRERGKLVDAYSSKDLEGILVKRAASPEIKYHDDALDKATEIQVICPEETTCKEIPPNWWGHKYGFVPGGLLGAELKRRKLEKSEGNERKMFYEDDQVNLYNLVQDKSTTGKQXLGIKDRKKKVAGCYFEGKKTSFDDSEDEGSADPGSPIEDKQIGSLEIGNSDEPKTKLKKLCKQLLCQAPGNSLKLKALKALIDEHSSSVFSDFSSKKDALAFLKTKLEGSTKFIVEGKKVSLRSKAA, encoded by the exons ATGGCCGCACCGGAAGGCCCTGTCAACTATGTCGGTGTGGCCAAGAAGTCCGCCGCTTTCCGCCTCATGAAGCAAAtg GGGTGGGAAGAAGGACAAGGGCTTGGGAAAGACAAGCAGGGGATCAAGGGCTATGTTAGAGTCAAGAACAAGCAGGACACTGCTg GTGTTGGTGTAGAGAAGCCTAATCAGTGGGCATTTGACACGACCCAATTCGACAACATCCTCAAAAGACTGAAAGTG CAAGCGGCGCAATCTACTATTGATAAAG CTGctgagaagaagaggaagagctCTGAAGTTGAAAGcgatgacgatgatgatgaattGCCCAGTGCTGTCAAGGAACCAGTTGTCAAGGCTACTCGACCACAGGGAAG ATATAAGAGAAGAGAAAGGGGAAAGCTTGTTGATGCTTATTCTTCCAAGGATCTTgaaggaatcctt GTCAAAAGGGCAGCGTCTCCAGAGATAAAATATCATGATGATGCGTTAGACAAGGCTACTGAGATTCAAGTTATATGTCCTGAAG AAACCACATGTAAAGAGATTCCTCCAAATTGGTGGGGCCATAAATATGGGTTTGTCCCTGGGGGTTTGCTTGGggcagaattgaaaagaaggaAGTTAGAAAAGTCTGAAGGGAATGAGAGAAAAATGTTTTATGAGGATGATCAAGTAAATCTGTACAATCTTGTTCAG GACAAATCCACAACTGGAAAGCAATGACTGGGCATTAAGGACCGTAAAAAGAAAGTAGCGGGTTGCTACTTTGAGGGGAAAAAGACATCATTTGATGATAGTGAAGATGAAGGTTCTGCCGATCCTGGTTCTCCCATTGAAGACAAACAAATTGGTTCTTTAGAAATTGGTAATAGTGATGAACCAAAAACGAAGCTGAAAAAACTATGTAAACAGCTTCTTTGTCAG GCACCTGGAAATTCATTGAAACTGAAAGCATTGAAAGCTTTGATAGATGAACATTCATCTTCTGTTTTCTCCGACTTTTCTTCAAAAAAAGATGCTCTTgctttcttaaaaacaaag CTGGAAGGCAGCACAAAGTTTATTGTGGAAGGAAAAAAAGTGAGTCTCAGATCAAAGGCAGCCTGA
- the LOC126795987 gene encoding DET1- and DDB1-associated protein 1: protein MGSLFGNWPSYDPHNFSQLRPSDSTTSSKMTPTTYHATHNRTLPPPDQVIATESKNILLRHMYQQHAEEKLRQKRAASENLLPEHGCKQLKGSVPDKS from the exons ATGGGGTCTCTGTTCGGTAACTGGCCCTCATATGACCCTCACAACTTCAGCCAGCTCCGACCCTCCGATTCCACCACttcttct AAAATGACTCCCACAACCTATCATGCTACCCACAACCGGACCCTTCCACCACCTGATCAAG TGATAGCTACTGAATCCAAAAACATTCTTCTGAGGCACATGTATCAGCAGCATGCTGAAGAGAAG TTGAGACAAAAGCGAGCTGCATCAGAAAATCTCTTACCAGAGCATGGATGCAAGCAACTTAAGGGTTCTGTCCCAGATAAGTCCTAA
- the LOC126795412 gene encoding 2-C-methyl-D-erythritol 2,4-cyclodiphosphate synthase, chloroplastic: MQSNMHMLFRSILLLAFWATGICILLILRYAQSNNNHTAGASVTQPTMAATSLSAATTKSLPHSLLHTWSSPSLRLAQTRPRTKPLVSVVWASAGTALEVDQSPAAAAAKTLPFRVGHGFDLHRLEPGYPLIIGGIDIPHDRGCEAHSDGDVLLHCVVDAILGALGLPDIGQIFPDSDPKWRGANSSVFIKEAVKLMHEAGYEIGNLDATLILQRPKLSPHKEVMRANLAKLLGADPSVVNLKAKTHEKVDSLGENRSIAAHTVVLLMRK, from the exons ATGCAGAGCAATATGCACATGTTGTTTCGATCGATTTTACTTCTTGCATTTTGGGCCACTGGGATTTGTATTCTGCTCATACTTAGATATGCTCAGT CTAACAACAACCACACAGCCGGAGCTTCAGTTACTCAACCAACCATGGCAGCCACTTCCCTCTCCGCCGCAACAACCAAGTCACTCCCTCACTCTCTCCTCCACACCTGGTCCTCTCCGTCTCTCCGATTAGCTCAAACCCGGCCCAGAACCAAACCCCTTGTCTCAGTTGTCTGGGCCTCCGCCGGCACGGCCCTCGAGGTCGACCAATCCccagccgccgccgccgccaagACCCTGCCTTTCCGGGTCGGGCACGGGTTTGACCTGCACCGGTTGGAGCCCGGCTACCCTCTGATCATCGGCGGCATCGACATCCCTCACGATCGAGGCTGCGAGGCTCACTCTGATG GGGATGTGTTGCTTCATTGTGTAGTGGATGCTATACTGGGCGCATTGGGCCTCCCGGATATTGGCCAGATATTTCCAGATTCGGATCCCAAATGGCGCGGTGCGAATTCCTCTGTTTTCATCAAAGAAGCT GTGAAATTGATGCATGAGGCGGGTTATGAGATTGGCAATTTAGACGCTACCTTGATTCTTCAAAGACCGAAATTAAGCCCACACAAGGAGGTTATGAGGGCCAACTTGGCTAAGCTGCTCGGTGCAGACCCATCTGTTGTGAATCTGAAAGCCAAGACTCATGAGAAGGTTGACAGCCTAGGAGAAAATCGAAGCATTGCAGCTCACACAGTAGTTCTTCTTATGAGGAAATAG
- the LOC126796451 gene encoding 1-aminocyclopropane-1-carboxylate synthase: MGFTSSNQQQLLSKIATGTGHGENTPYFDGWKAFDSNPYHPTTNPQGVIQMGLAENQLSFDLIQEWVLKNPEASICTAQGAKEFKDIAIFQDYHGLPEFRNAVANFMGKVRENRVTFNPDRIVMSGGATGAHEMIAFCLADPGEAFLVPIPYYPGFDRDLRWRTGVQLLPVACESSNNFKITRSALEDAYEKAQKANIRVKGLLITNPSNPLGTVIDRETLKSLVSFINEKNIHLVCDEIYAATVFTQPRFISIAEILEEEDVECNRDLVHIVYSLSKDMGFPGFRVGIVYSYNDAVVNCARKMSSFGLVSTQTQRLIASMLSDNEFVDTFIVENAKKLKERHSRFTVGLEEQGTTCLKSNGGLFVWMDLHKHLKEQTFEAEMALWRIIIHEVKLNVSPGVSFHCPEPGWFRVCFANMDDQTMEVALERIRKFVLQDKDAAVLAMKKNKSRCQSNKRPSTLSFNFRRFDEGTMSPHSPIPQSPLVRAT; encoded by the exons ATGGGATTCACTTCGAGCAACCAACAGCAACTGCTGTCTAAGATAGCAACCGGTACAGGACATGGCGAAAACACGCCGTATTTTGATGGCTGGAAGGCCTTTGATAGTAATCCTTACCATCCCACCACCAACCCTCAAGGGGTTATTCAGATGGGTCTTGCAGAAAATCAA ctttcttttgatttgattcaagaatGGGTCTTGAAAAACCCAGAAGCATCCATTTGCACAGCACAAGGAGCAAAAGAATTCAAAGACATAGCCATCTTTCAAGACTATCATGGCTTGCCAGAGTTCAGAAAT GCTGTAGCAAATTTCATGGGAAAAGTGAGAGAAAATCGAGTCACATTCAACCCTGACCGCATTGTGATGAGCGGCGGAGCAACCGGAGCCCATGAGATGATTGCCTTTTGCTTGGCTGATCCCGGAGAGGCATTTCTGGTGCCAATTCCATATTATCCAGG ATTCGATAGAGACTTGAGATGGCGAACTGGGGTACAACTTCTTCCAGTAGCTTGTGAAAGCTCCAACAATTTCAAGATCACCAGATCTGCCTTGGAAGATGCCTATGAGAAAGCCCAAAAGGCCAATATCAGAGTTAAAGGCTTGCTCATTACCAACCCCTCAAATCCACTAGGCACAGTTATAGACAGAGAAACCCTGAAGAGCCTAGTGAGTTTCATCAATGAGAAGAATATTCACCTAGTCTGTGATGAGATCTATGCTGCCACTGTGTTCACTCAACCTAGGTTCATCAGCATTGCTGAAATACTCGAGGAAGAAGATGTTGAATGCAACCGGGACCTGGTTCACATTGTCTACAGTCTATCCAAGGACATGGGGTTCCCTGGCTTTAGGGTTGGGATAGTGTACTCATACAATGATGCAGTAGTGAATTGTGCGAGAAAAATGTCGAGTTTCGGGTTGGTTTCTACACAAACTCAGCGTTTAATTGCATCCATGCTGTCAGAcaacgagttcgtggatacaTTCATTGTAGAAAATGCCAAGAAGTTGAAAGAAAGGCACTCGAGATTCACTGTGGGACTTGAGGAACAAGGCACTACTTGTTTGAAGAGCAATGGTGGCTTGTTTGTGTGGATGGACTTGCACAAACATTTGAAGGAGCAAACTTTTGAAGCAGAAATGGCATTGTGGAGAATTATAATCCATGAAGTTAAGCTCAATGTTTCACCaggtgtttcttttcattgccCCGAACCAGGTTGGTTTAGGGTTTGCTTTGCCAACATGGACGACCAGACGATGGAAGTTGCTTTGGAACGAATCAGAAAATTTGTGCTTCAAGACAAGGACGCAGCTGTGTTAGCaatgaagaagaataagagcCGCTGCCAAAGTAACAAAAGGCCAAGTACTCTCAGCTTCAATTTTCGAAGATTCGATGAGGGCACTATGTCACCGCATTCCCCTATTCCTCAGTCACCTCTTGTTCGAGCCACTTAG